From Myxococcales bacterium, the proteins below share one genomic window:
- a CDS encoding TrkH family potassium uptake protein, with the protein MRARLVIGAISKLNFFIGLTMLAPLVLAWADGGRDAKAIATSMMIILFISGVMVAACRGEKQDISHKEGMLIVAVGWISVGLFGALPYFVGQIFGAMSAENFINSFFESISGFTTTGASVFGTSVHVESLSRAILLWRSQTHWLGGMGIIVLVVAILPLLGVGGMQLFRAESPGPTKEKLRPRIRQTAATLWLVYLVLTIAQIVALLLAGMPLFDSICHTFATVATGGFSIKNISIEAYNSATIDGIITFFMFIAAVNFSLHYMFIFKRLKGYWANSEFRYYFTITIINIVLISAILFGSGIYDSALSALRYGSFQTVSVMTTTGFSTADFEKWPIVAQILLLIFMFLGGCSGSTSGSIKIARIVVLAKHAYRELFRLIHPRSFATIKFGGKVVHKDILESISGFFILYMGIFTVASIFMTAMGLDLLTAITSVATMIGNVGPGLGAVGPSENYFMIPSIGKIILIMCMLLGRLEIFTVIVLMTREFWKR; encoded by the coding sequence AAACTCAATTTTTTCATCGGCCTGACGATGCTAGCGCCGCTTGTTTTGGCGTGGGCCGACGGCGGGCGCGATGCAAAGGCGATCGCCACCTCCATGATGATCATCCTCTTCATATCCGGCGTCATGGTCGCAGCGTGTCGCGGAGAAAAACAGGATATCTCACACAAAGAGGGGATGCTGATCGTCGCGGTCGGATGGATCAGCGTAGGTCTTTTCGGCGCGCTTCCCTATTTCGTCGGACAGATATTCGGAGCGATGTCGGCGGAAAATTTCATCAACTCCTTCTTCGAATCGATATCCGGTTTCACAACGACCGGAGCCTCTGTTTTTGGAACCAGCGTTCATGTCGAGAGCCTCAGCAGGGCCATACTGCTGTGGCGAAGCCAGACCCACTGGCTTGGCGGCATGGGAATCATCGTTCTCGTGGTTGCGATACTTCCGCTTCTTGGAGTGGGAGGCATGCAGCTTTTCAGAGCAGAATCGCCGGGGCCAACCAAGGAAAAACTGCGCCCGAGAATAAGACAGACGGCGGCAACCCTGTGGCTCGTTTATCTCGTCCTGACGATAGCGCAGATCGTCGCCCTTCTTCTGGCCGGAATGCCATTGTTTGATTCCATCTGTCACACCTTCGCAACCGTCGCTACGGGAGGATTTTCCATAAAAAATATTTCGATAGAAGCTTACAACAGCGCGACCATAGACGGAATCATAACCTTTTTCATGTTCATAGCGGCGGTAAATTTCTCCCTGCACTATATGTTCATATTCAAAAGGCTCAAAGGATATTGGGCAAACAGCGAATTCAGATATTACTTCACGATCACGATCATCAACATAGTTCTTATAAGCGCCATATTGTTTGGATCCGGCATATACGATTCCGCCCTGTCAGCCTTGCGATACGGTTCATTCCAGACAGTATCCGTAATGACTACAACCGGATTTTCAACCGCCGACTTCGAAAAGTGGCCGATCGTAGCGCAGATATTGCTTCTGATATTCATGTTCCTCGGAGGTTGCTCCGGCTCAACCAGCGGCTCCATAAAAATAGCACGAATCGTAGTGCTTGCAAAACACGCCTACAGGGAACTTTTCAGGTTGATTCATCCAAGATCTTTCGCCACGATAAAATTCGGGGGGAAGGTCGTTCACAAAGATATTTTGGAAAGTATCTCGGGATTTTTCATACTTTATATGGGCATATTTACGGTGGCGTCGATCTTTATGACTGCAATGGGGCTGGATCTACTGACAGCGATAACCTCAGTAGCCACGATGATAGGTAACGTAGGGCCTGGGCTGGGAGCGGTTGGGCCATCAGAAAATTATTTCATGATTCCCTCGATCGGCAAAATAATACTAATAATGTGCATGCTGCTTGGGAGGCTTGAAATTTTTACGGTAATAGTATTAATGACACGCGAATTCTGGAAAAGATGA
- a CDS encoding LD-carboxypeptidase, giving the protein MRPIKPFGLVPGDRIGIVAPASSFESRGLKRGINKLKWWGFDVVVPRPVFKHAKRPKDRDRRRRYKEKAELLIKMIKDPSIAAIFCAEGGYGSIALVPYLEEVDLSYHPKIFVGFSDITILLIYFFQKYRWVTFHGPTVAQELYKGMPPTTEIAIQESITKKTRLGDLYGKPLEVIKSGEASGLLVGGNLSRMISTLGTSFEIDTDDRLFFIEEYDEGHMKIDGDLNHLKLAGKFDRVKGIIFSEMNRCMHGRKNEVKKYLRRYFRDMEIPILFGLPSGHGVENITLPLGIRAKISSDPARLVLDESAVR; this is encoded by the coding sequence ATGCGACCGATAAAGCCTTTCGGCCTTGTACCTGGCGACCGCATAGGAATTGTGGCCCCAGCCTCTTCGTTCGAGAGCAGGGGGCTAAAGCGCGGCATCAACAAGCTCAAATGGTGGGGGTTCGACGTCGTCGTGCCGAGGCCCGTCTTCAAACACGCGAAAAGGCCGAAGGACCGCGATCGCAGGAGGCGTTATAAGGAGAAGGCCGAGCTCCTGATAAAGATGATCAAGGACCCGAGCATCGCCGCGATCTTCTGCGCAGAAGGGGGGTACGGTTCGATAGCTCTGGTACCTTATCTTGAAGAGGTTGATCTTTCATATCATCCAAAAATATTCGTCGGTTTTTCCGATATCACAATTTTGCTTATATACTTCTTTCAGAAGTACAGGTGGGTCACCTTTCACGGTCCGACTGTGGCGCAGGAACTCTACAAGGGGATGCCCCCCACGACGGAAATAGCTATCCAGGAGTCGATTACAAAAAAGACGCGTTTGGGCGATCTATATGGGAAACCCCTTGAAGTCATAAAGTCCGGCGAGGCCTCGGGGCTTCTCGTCGGCGGCAATCTTTCGAGGATGATCAGCACGCTTGGAACATCTTTCGAAATAGATACTGACGACAGGCTGTTTTTCATCGAGGAATACGATGAAGGGCATATGAAGATAGATGGAGACCTCAATCACCTGAAACTCGCGGGCAAGTTCGATCGTGTTAAGGGGATCATCTTTTCCGAGATGAATCGTTGTATGCACGGCAGGAAAAACGAGGTGAAAAAATATCTGCGCAGATATTTTCGAGACATGGAGATACCGATACTCTTTGGCCTTCCATCCGGCCACGGCGTTGAAAATATCACTCTGCCGCTTGGCATCAGGGCCAAGATCAGCAGCGATCCTGCGAGGCTCGTTCTGGACGAAAGCGCGGTGAGGTAG
- a CDS encoding nodulation protein NfeD yields MKISRLTLALAVAIFACFFSYIAYAQLQPTGMKIVLDGDIINPATSGFIAESIRRAERANSRFIMIELDTPGGLLGSTRDIVKSIMSSKVPVITYVSPMGARAGSAGVFITLASHIAAMAPSTNIGAARPVSVGGGPTKPGIFDQISGKLEKGSRTPEEEKVISDSKAWAESIAGERGRNPQWAATAVTDSASVSADEAKSLGIIDLIADDEQGLLSKIHGMRVRLADGERTIDTSGIKILEVEKDFRTRVLSAVAHPNIAYVLLILGFYGLLFEFTNPGIGFPGIAGSVCLVLAFFGLQVLPTNYAGIALLALAVAMFIAEVKVVSYGLLTIGGLISFFFGSTILFTSPDDFMKVSMPIILSFTVATLLLAGFLTALVLRARGRRPVTGSEGMMGLVGEVTSWNAGSGKVLVRGEIWNARSADTLKRGDEIEVVIAEGMNLLVELKKDS; encoded by the coding sequence ATGAAAATTTCAAGGCTGACTCTCGCGCTGGCCGTTGCCATTTTTGCCTGTTTTTTCAGCTACATAGCTTATGCCCAGCTGCAGCCCACAGGCATGAAAATCGTCCTTGACGGTGATATCATAAACCCCGCCACATCCGGGTTCATTGCAGAATCCATAAGGAGAGCTGAAAGGGCGAACTCCCGTTTCATTATGATAGAACTCGATACGCCGGGAGGGCTTCTGGGTTCCACCCGCGACATAGTCAAATCGATAATGTCATCTAAGGTTCCGGTAATCACCTACGTCTCTCCGATGGGGGCCAGGGCAGGTTCGGCGGGCGTGTTCATAACCCTCGCTTCCCACATCGCTGCGATGGCGCCATCGACTAACATCGGAGCTGCACGTCCGGTAAGCGTCGGAGGAGGACCGACAAAGCCGGGCATCTTCGATCAGATTTCCGGCAAACTTGAAAAGGGAAGCCGGACACCTGAGGAGGAAAAGGTCATCAGCGACTCGAAAGCCTGGGCGGAGTCCATCGCAGGCGAACGCGGTAGAAATCCGCAGTGGGCTGCAACAGCTGTGACCGATAGCGCCTCCGTCAGCGCTGATGAGGCAAAATCTCTCGGCATCATCGATCTGATAGCCGATGACGAGCAGGGGCTGCTCTCTAAAATTCATGGTATGCGCGTCCGCCTCGCCGACGGTGAGAGGACTATAGACACATCCGGGATAAAAATTTTGGAAGTGGAAAAAGATTTTCGCACGCGAGTTCTCTCCGCCGTGGCACACCCCAACATCGCCTACGTACTTCTCATATTGGGTTTTTACGGACTACTGTTCGAGTTCACCAACCCCGGGATAGGGTTTCCCGGAATCGCCGGGTCGGTCTGCCTCGTTCTGGCATTTTTCGGCCTGCAGGTACTCCCAACAAACTACGCTGGTATAGCGCTTCTTGCACTTGCAGTGGCGATGTTCATCGCAGAGGTAAAGGTCGTGAGCTATGGCCTTTTGACGATAGGCGGTCTCATATCATTTTTCTTCGGTTCTACAATACTCTTCACATCCCCAGATGATTTCATGAAGGTGTCGATGCCGATAATACTCTCTTTTACGGTTGCGACCCTCCTGCTCGCGGGATTTTTGACAGCGCTGGTGCTTCGCGCGAGGGGAAGGCGCCCGGTAACGGGAAGTGAAGGCATGATGGGCCTTGTCGGCGAGGTGACTTCCTGGAATGCCGGTTCCG